In a single window of the Gossypium hirsutum isolate 1008001.06 chromosome D02, Gossypium_hirsutum_v2.1, whole genome shotgun sequence genome:
- the LOC107936556 gene encoding zinc transporter 7 translates to MKSVLKSLVNSIFLVLFIIFSSSTPLVLAQCEAETKTNGCHNYRESMKLKIIAIVAILLSSMIGVCLPLFSGQFPSLKPDRDLFTIVKAFASGVILATGYMHVLPDSFNDLMSGCLPENPWRKFPFTTFVAMLSAVLTLMVDSFAMSVYKKRCGKALMVDANNGGGLENTNVVPIDNFEHGHSHSLEMNDDVSSQLLRHRVITQVLELGIVVHSVVIGLAMGASGNQCTIRSLIAALCFHQMFEGMGLGGCILQAEYEIKMKAIMVFFFSATTPLGIVLGIGLSKVYSETSPTSLMVVGLLNACSAGLLNYMALVDLLAADFLGPKLQTNMKLQAWSYVAVLLGAGFMSLMAKWA, encoded by the exons ATGAAATCAGTTCTAAAATCCCTTGTAAACTCAATCTTCCTTGTTCTTTTCATCATCTTTTCATCTTCTACTCCACTTGTATTGGCTCAATGTGAAGCAGAGACCAAGACTAATGGATGCCATAACTACAGAGAATCCATGAAGCTAAAAATCATTGCCATTGTCGCAATTTTACTATCCAGCATGATTGGCGTGTGTCTACCATTGTTTTCTGGTCAGTTTCCGTCACTTAAACCCGACAGGGACTTGTTCACCATTGTCAAGGCATTCGCCTCCGGTGTTATTCTAGCGACTGGGTACATGCACGTGCTACCGGATTCTTTCAACGACCTTATGTCCGGGTGTTTGCCTGAAAATCCATGGAGGAAGTTCCCTTTCACAACCTTCGTCGCAATGCTGTCGGCTGTGTTGACCCTTATGGTGGATTCATTTGCAATGAGTGTATACAAGAAACGTTGCGGTAAAGCTTTAATGGTGGATGCTAACAATGGTGGTGGATTGGAAAATACGAACGTTGTACCAATCGATAATTTTGAACACGGCCATAGCCATTCACTTGAGATGAATGACGACGTATCATCACAATTGTTAAGGCATCGAGTTATTACTCAG GTATTAGAGTTGGGAATTGTAGTTCATTCAGTGGTGATTGGTCTTGCAATGGGAGCCTCTGGCAATCAATGCACCATTCGATCACTCATTGCTGCCCTTTGCTTCCATCAAATGTTTGAGGGGATGGGACTTGGTGGATGCATACTGCAG GCTGAATATGAGATAAAAATGAAAGCAATCATGGTATTCTTCTTTTCAGCCACAACGCCACTTGGAATAGTTCTGGGAATTGGTTTGTCCAAGGTTTACAGTGAGACGAGTCCAACTTCACTTATGGTGGTGGGACTACTTAATGCTTGCTCAGCAGGGTTGCTGAATTACATGGCACTGGTTGATCTCCTTGCAGCTGATTTTCTGGGCCCTAAGCTTCAAACAAATATGAAGCTCCAGGCTTGGTCATATGTTGCAGTTTTACTTGGTGCTGGATTTATGTCTTTGATGGCAAAATGGGCTTAG